Below is a genomic region from Bacillus mycoides.
AAATTAGTAGTCAATGTATGTATTAATCCGTTGACGGCATTATTACGGGTTGAGAACGGGGAGTTAATTTCAAACCCGCTTTTTTATCAAATGATGGAGCAAGTATTTCAGGAAGTTGCATTTCTTGTTAAAGAAGAAGATAAGGAAATGCTATGGAAAATGGTATGCCAAGTATGTGAAAAAACATCCCATAATACTTCATCTATGTTAGCGGACGTAAGAGCGAATAGACAAACGGAAGTTAACGCGATTGTTGGATATGTATTAGAAGAAGCTAAGGAACAACAACAATCTGTTCCGACACTTCGATTTTTGTTCAATGCAATAAAAGGAATGGAATTATAAGTGTTTTTCTTTGCTTTTACGTGAAACATTGAATACAATGTGGGTTGGTGAGAGAACAGGATACGAAAGGAAGAATTATATGGAGATAAAAGAAATCTCTGTTCCACTACAAGGTGTTGTAGCGGACTATATGAACGGTAAAAAAGAGATACAGTCATGTTTTGATTATCTGTTAACAGAGGATGCTTTTAAACAGCGTTTACATGATTTACGTGAGAGAGAGTTTTTCCGTCAAGATTTAGTAACGCATTTATTAGAATATAATACACAATTGCAAGCGGGAGAATTTACAATTCAAAATATAAAAGCGCTTGAAGATGAAAATACATATGTAGTTATAGCTGGACAACAAGCTGGGTTATTAACTGGTCCGCTTTATACAGTTCATAAGATCATTTCAATTTTACAGCTTGCAAAAGAAAAAGAAGAGAGCTTAGGGGTTCGGGTTGTTCCTGTCTTTTGGATTGCTGGTGAAGACCATGATATGGATGAAATTAATCATACATTTGTAACGAAAAATAAAAAAATAAAAAAGACCATTTTTCATGATCGTTATCCGAAAAAGGCGAGTGCTTCTGAGTCTGAGCTTTCTATTGAAGACTGTAGAAAATGGGTCGAAGAGATTTTTAAAACATATCCGGAAACGAATTTTACAAAGGATGTATTACAATTTGTTGATGATGCTTTAGGTAAATCGCATACATATGTAGATTTCTTTGCGCACCTTATTACGAAAATGTTCGTAAATTCTGGTTTAATTCTTGTAGATTCACATCATCCTGCATTAAGAAAATTAGAAGTGCCGTTTTTACAACAAATTATAAGTAAATATAAAGAAATTCAAGTAGGGCTTCGTAATCAACAGGAAGTACTTAAGGAATTAGGATTTAAACCGATTATTGAAACGAAGACAAATGCAGTGCATATATTTATGGAAATTGATAATGAGCGAGTATTGCTTGAAGAGAATCAAGGGAAGTTTATTGGAAAAGATGGAGTGCATTCATTTTCGTATGAAGAATTGATAGAAGAGATGGAAAGAAGTCCAGAACGTTTTAGTAATAATGTTGTAACGCGCCCTCTTATGCAAGAATATGTGTTTCCTACGTTAGCGTTTATTGGCGGTCCAGGGGAGTTAGCTTATTGGAGTGAATTGCAACAAGTGTTTCATACGGCAGGTTTCCAAATGCCACCTGTTGTTCCGCGGCTTACAATTACTTATATGGAGCGAGATATAGCGACAGATTTATATGATTTAGATTTGCAAGAAATTGATCCATTTCTAAATAATATAGATAATCTGCGTGACAATTGGCTTTCTAATCAAATAGAGGAACCGATAGACGAGCGATTTATAGAAGCGAAAAAAGAAATAATGGATATTCATACATCATTACAACAATTCGTGAAAAAAATAGATCCAGGGTTAAATGAGTTTGCGGGGAAAAATGAACTGAAAATTAATGAGCAAATTGAACTGTTAGAAAAAATGTTGAAAAGAAATGTTGAGAAGAAACATGAGGTTCAACTGAATAAATTCCGCCGTTTACAATTCGCGCTTCGTCCATTAGGAGCACCGCAAGAACGTGTGTGGAATGTGTGTTATTATTTAAATCAGTTCGGCCTTGATTTTGTTGACCGGGTAATGGAACAATCTTTTTCGTGGGATGGAAAACATCATGTAATAAAACTATAGAATCTTGCTCTTTTGAGCAGGATTTTATTTTTATTCTGTTGAATTAACTGTGAAGTGAAATATTTCTGAATTATCCATCTTATGTTAATGTAATGAATCGCTATGTATCAGGTATATATATATGACAAAATAGCACAAAATGTAAACGGATTAATATCTTTTTCGACAGGTTTTTGTTTAAATTCCCGCAAAAAATGATAAAATTTAGTATATAATAAAATAAAATAGCGATTTGTATAGCGTACTACCTTGTTGGAAGTTAAATGAGTCGTTCTTTAGTAGCATTTCATCCTCTAGTAGTAAATTGTGTTTGTAGAGTGAGAAATGTATTTAACATAATTAATTGGAAAAAGAGTAGGTGCAGCAATGTTCAAACACGTAACAGTACTTTTGAAAGAAACAGTAGATGGCTTAGATATAAAACCGAGTGGTACATATGTAGATTGTACACTGGGTGGAGGAGGACATAGTTCTTATTTATTATCTCAGCTAACAGATGGTGGAAAGTTAATAGCATTTGATCAAGATGAAATAGCGATTCAAAATGCGAAGGAAAAATTTTCTTCTTATGGTGAACAATTTGTAACAGTGAAGAGCAACTTCCGTTATTTATCTGAAAAACTACATGAATTAGGTATCACAGAAGTAGACGGGATTTTATTCGATTTAGGTGTTTCATCCCCACAATTAGA
It encodes:
- the bshC gene encoding bacillithiol biosynthesis cysteine-adding enzyme BshC yields the protein MEIKEISVPLQGVVADYMNGKKEIQSCFDYLLTEDAFKQRLHDLREREFFRQDLVTHLLEYNTQLQAGEFTIQNIKALEDENTYVVIAGQQAGLLTGPLYTVHKIISILQLAKEKEESLGVRVVPVFWIAGEDHDMDEINHTFVTKNKKIKKTIFHDRYPKKASASESELSIEDCRKWVEEIFKTYPETNFTKDVLQFVDDALGKSHTYVDFFAHLITKMFVNSGLILVDSHHPALRKLEVPFLQQIISKYKEIQVGLRNQQEVLKELGFKPIIETKTNAVHIFMEIDNERVLLEENQGKFIGKDGVHSFSYEELIEEMERSPERFSNNVVTRPLMQEYVFPTLAFIGGPGELAYWSELQQVFHTAGFQMPPVVPRLTITYMERDIATDLYDLDLQEIDPFLNNIDNLRDNWLSNQIEEPIDERFIEAKKEIMDIHTSLQQFVKKIDPGLNEFAGKNELKINEQIELLEKMLKRNVEKKHEVQLNKFRRLQFALRPLGAPQERVWNVCYYLNQFGLDFVDRVMEQSFSWDGKHHVIKL